Proteins encoded together in one Aphelocoma coerulescens isolate FSJ_1873_10779 unplaced genomic scaffold, UR_Acoe_1.0 HiC_scaffold_325, whole genome shotgun sequence window:
- the LOC138101534 gene encoding protein arginine N-methyltransferase 1 isoform X1 — MAEAANCIMESFVATLANGMSLQPPREDVSCPPGEGSAKPSAEDMTSKDYYFDSYAHFGIHEEMLKDEVRTLTYRNSMFHNRHLFKDKVVLDVGSGTGILCMFAAKAGARRVIGIECSSISDYAVKIVKANKLDQVVSIIKGKVEEVELPVEKVDIIISEWMGYCLFYESMLNTVIYARDKWLTPDGLIFPDRATLYVTAIEDRQYKDYKIHWWENVYGFDMSCIKDVAIKEPLVDVVDPKQLVTNACLIKEVDIYTVKVEELTFTAPFCLQVKRNDYVHALVAYFNIEFTRCHKRTGFSTSPESPYTHWKQTVFYMEEYLTVKSGEEIFGTITMKPNAKNNRDLDFTIDLDFKGQLCELSCSTDYRMR, encoded by the exons GTGTCGTGCCCCCCCGGGGAGGGCAGTGCCAAGCCCTCGGCCGAGGACATGACCTCCAAGGATTATTACTTCGACTCCTACGCCCACTTCGGCATCCACGAG GAGATGCTGAAGGACGAGGTGCGGACGCTGACCTACCGCAACTCCATGTTCCACAACCGGCACCTGTTCAAGGACAAGGTGGTGCTGGACGTGGGCAGCGGCACCGGCATCCTCTGCATGTTCGCTGCCAAGGCCGGGGCCCGCAGGGTCATCGGG ATCGAGTGCTCGAGCATCTCCGACTACGCCGTCAAGATCGTCAAGGCCAACAAACTGGACCAAG TGGTTTCCATCATCAAGGGCAaggtggaggaggtggagcTGCCGGTGGAGAAGGTCGACATCATCATCAGCGAGTGGATGGGCTACTGCCTGTTCTACGAGTCCATGCTGAACACAGTCATCTATGCCCGGGATAAATGGCTG acgcCGGACGGGCTCATCTTCCCGGACCGGGCCACGCTCTACGTGACGGCCATCGAGGACAGGCAGTACAAGGACTACAAAATCCACT GGTGGGAGAACGTCTACGGCTTCGACATGTCCTGCATCAAGGACGTGGCCATCAAGGAGCCCCTGGTGGACGTGGTGGACCCCAAGCAGCTGGTGACCAACGCCTGCCTCATCAAG gaAGTCGACATCTACACGGTGAAGGTGGAGGAGCTGACGTTCACGGCGCCCTTCTGCCTGCAGGTGAAGCGCAACGATTACGTGCACGCCCTGGTCGCCTACTTCAACATCGAGTTCACGCGCTGCCACAAGCGCACCGGCTTCTCCACCA GCCCCGAGTCGCCGTACACGCACTGGAAGCAGACCGTGTTCTACATGGAGGAGTACCTGACGGTGAAGAGCGGCGAGGAGATCTTCGGCACCATCACCATGAAACCCAACGCCAAAAACAAC CGCGACCTGGACTTCACCATCGACCTGGACTTCAAGGGGCAGCTCTGCGAACTCTCCTGCTCCACCGACTACCGCATGCGTTAg
- the LOC138101534 gene encoding protein arginine N-methyltransferase 1 isoform X3 — protein sequence MAEAANCIMEVSCPPGEGSAKPSAEDMTSKDYYFDSYAHFGIHEEMLKDEVRTLTYRNSMFHNRHLFKDKVVLDVGSGTGILCMFAAKAGARRVIGIECSSISDYAVKIVKANKLDQVVSIIKGKVEEVELPVEKVDIIISEWMGYCLFYESMLNTVIYARDKWLTPDGLIFPDRATLYVTAIEDRQYKDYKIHWWENVYGFDMSCIKDVAIKEPLVDVVDPKQLVTNACLIKEVDIYTVKVEELTFTAPFCLQVKRNDYVHALVAYFNIEFTRCHKRTGFSTSPESPYTHWKQTVFYMEEYLTVKSGEEIFGTITMKPNAKNNRDLDFTIDLDFKGQLCELSCSTDYRMR from the exons GTGTCGTGCCCCCCCGGGGAGGGCAGTGCCAAGCCCTCGGCCGAGGACATGACCTCCAAGGATTATTACTTCGACTCCTACGCCCACTTCGGCATCCACGAG GAGATGCTGAAGGACGAGGTGCGGACGCTGACCTACCGCAACTCCATGTTCCACAACCGGCACCTGTTCAAGGACAAGGTGGTGCTGGACGTGGGCAGCGGCACCGGCATCCTCTGCATGTTCGCTGCCAAGGCCGGGGCCCGCAGGGTCATCGGG ATCGAGTGCTCGAGCATCTCCGACTACGCCGTCAAGATCGTCAAGGCCAACAAACTGGACCAAG TGGTTTCCATCATCAAGGGCAaggtggaggaggtggagcTGCCGGTGGAGAAGGTCGACATCATCATCAGCGAGTGGATGGGCTACTGCCTGTTCTACGAGTCCATGCTGAACACAGTCATCTATGCCCGGGATAAATGGCTG acgcCGGACGGGCTCATCTTCCCGGACCGGGCCACGCTCTACGTGACGGCCATCGAGGACAGGCAGTACAAGGACTACAAAATCCACT GGTGGGAGAACGTCTACGGCTTCGACATGTCCTGCATCAAGGACGTGGCCATCAAGGAGCCCCTGGTGGACGTGGTGGACCCCAAGCAGCTGGTGACCAACGCCTGCCTCATCAAG gaAGTCGACATCTACACGGTGAAGGTGGAGGAGCTGACGTTCACGGCGCCCTTCTGCCTGCAGGTGAAGCGCAACGATTACGTGCACGCCCTGGTCGCCTACTTCAACATCGAGTTCACGCGCTGCCACAAGCGCACCGGCTTCTCCACCA GCCCCGAGTCGCCGTACACGCACTGGAAGCAGACCGTGTTCTACATGGAGGAGTACCTGACGGTGAAGAGCGGCGAGGAGATCTTCGGCACCATCACCATGAAACCCAACGCCAAAAACAAC CGCGACCTGGACTTCACCATCGACCTGGACTTCAAGGGGCAGCTCTGCGAACTCTCCTGCTCCACCGACTACCGCATGCGTTAg
- the LOC138101534 gene encoding protein arginine N-methyltransferase 1 isoform X2 encodes MGPPKPCPPPQVSCPPGEGSAKPSAEDMTSKDYYFDSYAHFGIHEEMLKDEVRTLTYRNSMFHNRHLFKDKVVLDVGSGTGILCMFAAKAGARRVIGIECSSISDYAVKIVKANKLDQVVSIIKGKVEEVELPVEKVDIIISEWMGYCLFYESMLNTVIYARDKWLTPDGLIFPDRATLYVTAIEDRQYKDYKIHWWENVYGFDMSCIKDVAIKEPLVDVVDPKQLVTNACLIKEVDIYTVKVEELTFTAPFCLQVKRNDYVHALVAYFNIEFTRCHKRTGFSTSPESPYTHWKQTVFYMEEYLTVKSGEEIFGTITMKPNAKNNRDLDFTIDLDFKGQLCELSCSTDYRMR; translated from the exons gggccCCCCCAAGCCGTGCCCCCCCCCGCAGGTGTCGTGCCCCCCCGGGGAGGGCAGTGCCAAGCCCTCGGCCGAGGACATGACCTCCAAGGATTATTACTTCGACTCCTACGCCCACTTCGGCATCCACGAG GAGATGCTGAAGGACGAGGTGCGGACGCTGACCTACCGCAACTCCATGTTCCACAACCGGCACCTGTTCAAGGACAAGGTGGTGCTGGACGTGGGCAGCGGCACCGGCATCCTCTGCATGTTCGCTGCCAAGGCCGGGGCCCGCAGGGTCATCGGG ATCGAGTGCTCGAGCATCTCCGACTACGCCGTCAAGATCGTCAAGGCCAACAAACTGGACCAAG TGGTTTCCATCATCAAGGGCAaggtggaggaggtggagcTGCCGGTGGAGAAGGTCGACATCATCATCAGCGAGTGGATGGGCTACTGCCTGTTCTACGAGTCCATGCTGAACACAGTCATCTATGCCCGGGATAAATGGCTG acgcCGGACGGGCTCATCTTCCCGGACCGGGCCACGCTCTACGTGACGGCCATCGAGGACAGGCAGTACAAGGACTACAAAATCCACT GGTGGGAGAACGTCTACGGCTTCGACATGTCCTGCATCAAGGACGTGGCCATCAAGGAGCCCCTGGTGGACGTGGTGGACCCCAAGCAGCTGGTGACCAACGCCTGCCTCATCAAG gaAGTCGACATCTACACGGTGAAGGTGGAGGAGCTGACGTTCACGGCGCCCTTCTGCCTGCAGGTGAAGCGCAACGATTACGTGCACGCCCTGGTCGCCTACTTCAACATCGAGTTCACGCGCTGCCACAAGCGCACCGGCTTCTCCACCA GCCCCGAGTCGCCGTACACGCACTGGAAGCAGACCGTGTTCTACATGGAGGAGTACCTGACGGTGAAGAGCGGCGAGGAGATCTTCGGCACCATCACCATGAAACCCAACGCCAAAAACAAC CGCGACCTGGACTTCACCATCGACCTGGACTTCAAGGGGCAGCTCTGCGAACTCTCCTGCTCCACCGACTACCGCATGCGTTAg
- the LOC138101528 gene encoding proteoglycan 4-like → MRPQITPGNPKITPGKRPQNHPRDGCTPKSLQGSAPKSPQGNAPKSPQETPKSPQGTPPKITPGNLKITPGKRPPNHSRKPQNHPRETETPPKSPQGNAPKSPQETPKSPQGCAPKSPQETPKSPQGCAPKSPQETPKSPQGCAPKSLQETPNPKSPQGCTPKSPQGSAPKSPQGNAPNSKNPTPKSQEIPPKSAEFP, encoded by the exons ATGCGCCCCCAAATCACtccaggaaaccccaaaatcaccccagggaaacgcccccaaaatcaccccagggat GGATGCACCCCGAAATCACTCCAGGGAAGCGCCCCGAAATCACCCCAGGGAAACGCCCCAAAGTCACCCCAGGAAACCCCGAAATCACCCCAGGGAACCCCCCCGAAAATCACCCCAGGGAAcctcaaaatcaccccaggGAAACGCCCCCCAAATCACtccaggaaaccccaaaatcaccccagggaaac ggaaacgcccccaaaatcaccccagggaaacgccccgaaatcaccccaggaaaccccaaaatcaccccagggatgtgccccaaaatcaccccaggaaaccccaaaatcaccccagggatgtgccccaaaatcaccccaggaaACTCCGAAATCACCCCAGGGATGTGCCCCCAAATCACtccaggaaaccccaaa cccaaaatcaccccagggaTGCACCCCGAAATCACCCCAGGGAAGCGCCCCGAAATCACCCCAGGGAAACGCCCCAAA ttcaaaaaaccccacaccaaaatcccaggaaattcccccaaaatctgctGAATTTCCGTGA